TCCGCTGCATCCCAGGACGCCACCACATCAAGGCCTTCCGGTCCAGCCACTAAGTGCGGTAAAGGCTCCGGGCGTGAGTCGGCAGGCAGGGCCATCAGCCTGTCTTTGAGCTCAGCGAGCAGCGCTGGATCCGCCAAGGCCACAACATCAGGGCGATGTCTCTGGATTTGGGTCACGAGCAGGCTGAGATTGCGTCCAGCACTGAGGGCTACCACCCGGAATTGATCGGGGAAATCCTCAACGATCTCCAGCGTCTGGGTGCCAATTGAGCCAGTGGAGCCCAGAACGCTGATGGCTTTCACAGGGATCCAGGCAATTGATCACAGTTTCCCACCTCAATGCCTGCGCCTGGCAAACTTCGCAGCATTACGGATGGGCACGGGCTGATGGCGCTGAAGGAGCACTGGCGGTCCGGATTGGGGTTTGTGTTGGCCGCGGCTGGTAGTGCCGTGGGTTTAGGCAACCTCTGGGGCTTTGCTTATCGCGCCTCCCAGGGAGGTGGAGGCGCCTTCTTGCTGCTGTACGTCCTGATTGTGTTAGTGGTCTGCTTGCCCGTGTTGGTCGCAGAGATGGTGCTGGGTCGCAGTACGACCCAAAGCCCTTTGCTAGCTCCTGTTGCGGCGGCGGGAGAGGCGTGGCGGCCGATGGGATGGCTGTTTGTGCTCGCCTCTTGCGGAATTTTGGCGTTTTATGCGGTGCTGATGGGGTGGACGGGTCACACCCTCATTCATGCCCTACGGGTGGGTTTGCCAGACGATATGGAGACGGCCAAATCGCTGTTTGGCTCGGTGAGCACGGGAAATAGCGCCCTGCTCGGTCAAGGGGGCAGCCTTGCCTTAACCGCTGCGGTGGTGGCCGCGGGCGTGCAGGGAGGAATCGAGCGTCTATCGCGCTGGGCTTTGCCTCTGTTGTTTGGGTTGTTGGTTGGTTTGGCCCTTTGGGCCGCCACGTTGTCTGGGGCTATGGGGGGATATCAAACCTTTCTGTTGCGTTGGGATCCAGCTCAGCTGCTCAACCCCACCACCATTCGCAATGCGTTTACCCAGGCTTTTTTCTCGATCGGCACTGGAATCGGTTGCATCCTTGCCTATTCGGCCTATTTGAAAAGTAGTGCGCGTCTGCCGAGGGAAGCGATTGCGGTGGTGGGTTTGGACACAGCCGTAGGTCTGTTGGCTGGACTGATTACATTCCCTGTGGTGATCAGCTTTGGTCTGCAGGAAACGGTGAGCGAGTCCACTGTTGGGGCCTTGTTTTTAGCGATTCCCACCGGACTTGCTTCCCTTGGCGCTGCAGGGCGCTTGGTGGCCGTGCTCTTCTTTTCCTTGGCCTATCTCGCTGCGATTACGTCATCGGTTTCGCTGCTGGAAGTCCCCGTGGCTTCCTTGATGGATCGCTTGGGCTGGTCCCGCAGACGATCGGCATGGCTGATGGCATTGCTGATCTTTATCGCAGGTCTCCCCGCGGCGATGTCAATTCCGGTGTTGGAAGCGATGGATTCAATCTTTGGGGGTGTGCTGCTGATTTTGGGAGGACTGTTAATTACCCTGCTTGTGGGCTGGGTGGTTCCGAAGCGGTTTCGGGATGATCTTCAGACATCAAAAACATCAGGGGGATTAATCCGCTTGATGTTGTTTTTCCTGCGCTGGGTATCTCCTGTTGTGATCACGGCTGGCTTAGTCATCAGCGTTGTTGATTTATGGCGTCAATGCTTTCCAGCGGCTTGATGGCAGTTGGCAGAAGGTAGTTGGCAGACGGCATGCTGCTCAGGTTTTAAAACTTTCTCTGCACAAATTCACTCGCCAAGCGAACTTCTAGGAGGAATGAGACGGAGGCCATCATCAACATTCCCATCGTGGTAATAAACAGAGGCGCAACGATTGCAGTGAGATTCACTTGAGTGATCACACTCATAAACATCGCTGAAACCACAATGGAAAGAAGCAGGGTGGCGCAGGTGAGGAGCCAGATCGCCCGAAGAATGTGTTGCATGCGCCGCTTGCAATGCCTGCGCTCAAAGTCATCTCCTCGGGCATCCAATTCGCTGAGCCGGCGAGAGTGATCAGCCACCCTGGCGAGCCTGGCTGACAGAACGTTGAGAAGGGCCCCAATCCCGGCAAGCAAAAACACCGGTGAGACCGAGAGCTGAATGGCCTTAGACAGGCTTTCAGGATGCAAAGTTGTGAATTCCAAGAGTGGGTAAGTCCGTCAAATGGTGTCAGCAATCCGGTAGACAGGAACCTCTGTGGACGCGGTTCAATGTTGTGGCTCAAACGTTGGAACTTTATTGAGCGGGCTCGCTTGGAGCGGGAGCTTTGGGATGCATTCGAGGCCAAAGACGATATTGAAGCGATGGTGAATGCTCTCAAGGCCCGTATCGAAGCGATGGATTCGACCGACCCTGAGCTTGGCGATCAAAACTTCCGTCTTGAGGTTTGGATCACAACGATGGAACGCATTCGCAAGATCGAAGCGATGATGGCTGGAAAGGAGCGTTAAACCAGTCTCCAATCCGTGAGTCCACCTGGCTTGTCGATGAGTTCAATGCCTTGATCACTGAGGGACTTGCGAATGCGATCGGCTTCTTGATAGTTCTTTGCCTCTTTCGCTGCTTTGCGATTGGCAATCGCCTGTTCAATTGCTTGGGCATCGACGCCTCCGTTTTCAGAGGGTTGGGACGCATCGGTTTCGCTGCGAAGACCGAGAACGGCGGCGAGCTCGCGCAACAGCATCCAGCGTGACTGCAGTTGGTTCAGCTCATCGGCTTGCTGCTCAGGTTGATCGCCTCGATCTAGACGGTTAGCTAGTCCCCTGAGCGGACGGGCGAGTTCAAACAGCACGGCTAAGGCACCGGAGCTGTTGAGGTCATCGTCCATGGCGGCGATGAAGCGTTGTTCAAGGTCTTCAAACGGACTATTAACACTCACTCCAGCTTTCACCGCTTCCACGCTGAGGGCCGTTTGTTGCCCCCATCCCAATGCAGACACATGGGTTTCGCCCAACTTGAGGGCCGCATTCAACCCCTTCCATCCAGTCGTTGCTGCCTCCAGCGCTTCGGCCGTGAAGTCCAGGGGCTTGCGGTAGTGGGCCTGAAGAACAAAGAGGCGAAGGGCCATGGCCGAGAGTCCGCTTTCGAGAAGCGCGCGGATCGTGGTGAAGTTGCCCAGTGATTTCGACATCTTCGTTCCGCCCACGTTGACCATGCCGTTGTGCATCCACAGCCGGGCGAGGGGAGCGCCGTTTGCGGTTTCTGATTGAGCGATTTCGTTCTCGTGGTGAGGAAACACCAGATCGCCGCCGCCTAGGTGGATATCGATGGTGAGGCCAAGTTCCTGACGCACCATCGCTGAGCATTCGATGTGCCAACCCGGCCGTCCTGGGCCCCAGGGAGAGTCCCAGCTGGG
This portion of the Synechococcus sp. ROS8604 genome encodes:
- a CDS encoding sodium-dependent transporter gives rise to the protein MALKEHWRSGLGFVLAAAGSAVGLGNLWGFAYRASQGGGGAFLLLYVLIVLVVCLPVLVAEMVLGRSTTQSPLLAPVAAAGEAWRPMGWLFVLASCGILAFYAVLMGWTGHTLIHALRVGLPDDMETAKSLFGSVSTGNSALLGQGGSLALTAAVVAAGVQGGIERLSRWALPLLFGLLVGLALWAATLSGAMGGYQTFLLRWDPAQLLNPTTIRNAFTQAFFSIGTGIGCILAYSAYLKSSARLPREAIAVVGLDTAVGLLAGLITFPVVISFGLQETVSESTVGALFLAIPTGLASLGAAGRLVAVLFFSLAYLAAITSSVSLLEVPVASLMDRLGWSRRRSAWLMALLIFIAGLPAAMSIPVLEAMDSIFGGVLLILGGLLITLLVGWVVPKRFRDDLQTSKTSGGLIRLMLFFLRWVSPVVITAGLVISVVDLWRQCFPAA
- a CDS encoding DUF2721 domain-containing protein, which produces MEFTTLHPESLSKAIQLSVSPVFLLAGIGALLNVLSARLARVADHSRRLSELDARGDDFERRHCKRRMQHILRAIWLLTCATLLLSIVVSAMFMSVITQVNLTAIVAPLFITTMGMLMMASVSFLLEVRLASEFVQRKF
- the cysS gene encoding cysteine--tRNA ligase, with protein sequence MSSLRLTNSLTSRTEAFEPLEEGKATIYCCGVTVYDLCHLGHARSYINWDVLRRYLIWRGYDVTYVQNYTDIDDKILNRAAEEGSTMEAVSERNIEAFELDMGRLNILPADRMPRATCCIEGIQTLIAELEAKGAAYSSDGDVYFDISKAKDYGKLSGRDPNDQQQGASGRTADGEESRKKHPFDFALWKGSKAGEPSWDSPWGPGRPGWHIECSAMVRQELGLTIDIHLGGGDLVFPHHENEIAQSETANGAPLARLWMHNGMVNVGGTKMSKSLGNFTTIRALLESGLSAMALRLFVLQAHYRKPLDFTAEALEAATTGWKGLNAALKLGETHVSALGWGQQTALSVEAVKAGVSVNSPFEDLEQRFIAAMDDDLNSSGALAVLFELARPLRGLANRLDRGDQPEQQADELNQLQSRWMLLRELAAVLGLRSETDASQPSENGGVDAQAIEQAIANRKAAKEAKNYQEADRIRKSLSDQGIELIDKPGGLTDWRLV